The proteins below come from a single Bombyx mori chromosome 19, ASM3026992v2 genomic window:
- the LOC101742036 gene encoding deoxyribonuclease TATDN1, translating to MRRMSALRKYIDIGANLTDDMYKGEYNGSRKHDPDLDVVLERAWTSGINKIIVTGGSLEDSKKAIELSRTDSKLFTTVGCHPTRCSEFLSNPDDYLQGLRDLISGNKDKVVAIGECGLDYERFHFCEKEVQLKFFEKQLPLSLEYNLPLFLHCRAAADDLIEIISRNRDKIIGGVVHSFDGSEQDLQKILELGLSIGINGCSLRSKENIEVASKMPRDKLMIETDCPWCEIKPTHPGYCHVNTKFETVKKTKYSLQRNAQVKGRNEPVNIVNVLEVLAAVRGDDADELAAAIYENTNKMFFPDRL from the exons ATGAGAAGGATGAGTGCGTTAAGAAAATATATAG ACATTGGTGCTAACCTAACAGATGATATGTATAAAGGAGAATATAATGGGTCTAGAAAACATGATCCAGATTTGGACGTGGTACTAGAGAGAGCTTGGACTAGTGGCATCAACAAAATTATTGTTACTGGAGGGAGTCTTGAAGACAGTAAAAAAGCAATCGAGCTGTCTAGGACAGATT CTAAGCTATTCACAACTGTGGGATGTCATCCAACCAGGTGCAGTGAGTTTCTATCCAATCCTGATGACTACCTACAAGGACTGCGAGATCTCATATCAGGAAACAAGGACAAAGTTGTGGCTATAGGAGAGTGTGGACTAGATTATGAAAGGTTTCACTTTTGTGAGAAGGAAGTGCAACTAAA attttttgagAAGCAACTTCCGTTGAGTCTGGAGTACAATCTGCCGTTGTTCCTTCACTGTCGAGCGGCAGCTGATGACCTGATTGAAATAATCAGTAGAAATCGAGACAAGATTATCGGCGGGGTGGTGCATTCCTTTGATGGATCAGAGCAAGACCTTCAGAAAATCCTGGAGTTGGGCCTATCTATAGGCATTAATGGATG ttcCCTCCGTTCAAAAGAAAATATTGAAGTTGCTTCAAAAATGCCAAGAGACAAACTCATGATCGAAACCGACTGTCCGTGGTGCGAAATAAAACCCACCCATCCAGGTTATTGTCATGTCAACACGAAGTTTGAGACTGTAAAAAAGACAAAGTATTCTCTACAGAGGAACGCTCAGGTCAAGGGTAGAAACGAGCCCGTTAATATAGT GAACGTACTCGAGGTGTTGGCTGCAGTGCGCGGAGACGACGCTGACGAATTAGCAGCTGCCATTTATGAGAATACgaacaaaatgttttttcctgatcgtttgtaa